The following are encoded together in the Desulfovibrio sp. JC022 genome:
- a CDS encoding AtpZ/AtpI family protein: MFFLNGNKETFDLLGNAATIGTHLVVSTFVGLGIGWYLDKWLGTKPWLLIVFLCFGIAAGFKNVFDEVQRIQKKDQGKGPETNENKSED, translated from the coding sequence ATGTTCTTCTTAAATGGGAATAAAGAGACCTTCGATCTGCTCGGCAATGCCGCTACGATTGGAACTCATCTGGTTGTCTCCACCTTTGTCGGGTTGGGTATCGGGTGGTATCTCGATAAATGGTTGGGAACGAAGCCTTGGCTTCTAATTGTTTTCTTGTGTTTCGGAATCGCTGCCGGCTTCAAGAACGTATTCGATGAAGTTCAGCGCATTCAGAAAAAGGATCAGGGGAAAGGTCCAGAAACCAATGAAAATAAATCAGAAGATTGA
- a CDS encoding ATP synthase subunit I — protein sequence MKINQKIESFLHRRGFTHPDVRSLVRNQLYLAAGTCLIAAIVSIGFAPWALGLAAGAVLVTFNFWSLAKFGQHLAYMRKGAVVSLLIRFYGRLILSGLAIYGLIVWGQCSIYALLAGLSTVVVNAIFWGVAGLRQKVKEA from the coding sequence ATGAAAATAAATCAGAAGATTGAATCATTCCTCCACAGGCGGGGCTTCACTCATCCGGACGTACGCAGTCTGGTGCGAAATCAATTGTACCTTGCTGCCGGAACATGTCTTATCGCTGCAATAGTATCCATCGGGTTTGCCCCCTGGGCACTGGGTCTGGCAGCAGGAGCGGTTCTAGTTACGTTCAACTTCTGGTCGCTGGCCAAGTTCGGTCAGCATCTGGCTTACATGCGCAAGGGCGCGGTTGTGTCCTTGTTAATTCGCTTCTACGGTCGGCTCATTTTATCTGGGCTGGCTATCTACGGGCTAATAGTCTGGGGACAGTGTTCTATATACGCTCTTCTGGCAGGTCTTAGTACGGTAGTTGTGAATGCGATATTTTGGGGCGTAGCCGGGTTACGGCAAAAAGTGAAGGAGGCATAA
- the atpB gene encoding F0F1 ATP synthase subunit A produces MAGGLPHPLLIMTELNNALGTHIPNHVWYTWFGMSVLFVLGFIVSRRLSLVPGGVQNLAEIIIGGLEDFVVSNVGEGGRQVFPFMCTLFVYILVLNLMGLVPGFDAPTANVNTNAAMAVCTFLYYNYIGLKLHGAGYIKHFMGPIPALAPLMFIIEVVSHISRPLSLTLRLFGNIRGEEIVLVLLFLLAPVVSTLPMYFLFMLAKVIQAFIFFMLTMIYLKGSLEEAH; encoded by the coding sequence ATGGCTGGAGGTTTACCACATCCATTATTGATCATGACAGAGCTTAACAATGCTCTGGGAACTCACATCCCCAACCACGTGTGGTACACATGGTTCGGAATGAGTGTTCTTTTTGTACTGGGTTTCATCGTATCCAGAAGGCTCAGTCTGGTTCCCGGCGGGGTGCAGAACCTTGCCGAGATTATCATCGGGGGACTGGAAGATTTTGTCGTCAGTAACGTCGGTGAGGGCGGACGTCAGGTTTTCCCTTTCATGTGTACTCTTTTTGTATACATCCTCGTACTGAACCTCATGGGTCTTGTTCCCGGTTTTGACGCTCCTACAGCGAACGTCAATACCAACGCAGCGATGGCTGTATGTACTTTTCTTTATTATAACTATATTGGTCTCAAACTTCATGGGGCCGGTTACATCAAGCATTTCATGGGCCCGATTCCGGCTCTTGCTCCCTTGATGTTTATCATCGAAGTGGTTTCCCACATCTCCCGTCCGCTTTCGCTTACACTGCGTCTGTTCGGTAACATCCGGGGTGAGGAAATCGTTCTCGTACTTCTGTTCCTGCTTGCACCTGTAGTTTCCACCCTGCCCATGTACTTCCTGTTCATGCTGGCAAAGGTTATCCAGGCTTTCATTTTCTTCATGCTGACCATGATTTATCTGAAAGGTTCTCTGGAAGAAGCTCACTAG
- the atpE gene encoding ATP synthase F0 subunit C translates to MRKALLIVLNTMALVLAAGAAFAAGVAPEVASATATATAIGMAIAAAGCGIGQGLGLKAACEGTARNPEAGGKITVTLILGLAFVESLAIYALVVNLILLFANPLIG, encoded by the coding sequence ATGCGTAAAGCTCTGCTTATCGTTCTGAACACCATGGCTCTGGTTCTCGCTGCTGGTGCAGCATTTGCTGCTGGCGTAGCTCCTGAAGTTGCTTCCGCAACCGCTACTGCTACCGCTATCGGTATGGCTATCGCTGCTGCTGGTTGTGGTATCGGTCAGGGCCTCGGTCTGAAAGCTGCTTGTGAAGGTACTGCACGTAACCCCGAAGCTGGTGGTAAAATCACTGTTACTCTGATTCTTGGTCTGGCATTCGTAGAATCCCTCGCCATTTACGCTCTCGTTGTTAACCTGATCCTGCTCTTCGCTAACCCCCTCATCGGTTAG
- a CDS encoding redox-sensing transcriptional repressor Rex: protein MKTQNIPKATIKRLAVYIQVLTGLKRDGVEVISSEKLARACSVNPSQIRKDLAYFGEFGVRGVGYYVHELISSIKQSLGVDRVWGCALVGVGNLGRALLRHKEFALRGFSIRAAFDCDPYKIGEVVSGLEVVCTRQFKARVEELGLEIGIITTPPERAQRAANYLVDGGIKGIVNFAQARIDVPKNVPVEYVDFTHHFYSVAFNISSME, encoded by the coding sequence GTGAAAACCCAGAATATCCCCAAAGCGACCATTAAAAGGCTTGCTGTTTACATACAGGTTCTGACAGGACTCAAACGGGACGGAGTAGAGGTTATATCCTCGGAGAAACTGGCCCGGGCCTGTTCGGTTAATCCTTCTCAGATTCGTAAGGATCTGGCATATTTCGGTGAATTCGGTGTGCGTGGCGTTGGCTATTACGTGCACGAGCTCATCTCTTCAATCAAGCAGTCCCTCGGTGTTGACCGGGTTTGGGGCTGTGCTCTTGTTGGCGTCGGTAACCTCGGGCGTGCTTTGTTGCGCCATAAGGAATTTGCCCTGCGTGGTTTTTCCATTCGCGCCGCTTTTGACTGCGACCCCTATAAAATCGGGGAAGTTGTTTCCGGACTTGAGGTTGTCTGCACCCGCCAGTTCAAGGCAAGAGTTGAAGAGTTGGGCCTTGAGATTGGAATTATCACCACCCCGCCGGAAAGGGCGCAGCGCGCTGCGAACTATCTTGTTGACGGTGGTATTAAGGGAATTGTCAACTTTGCTCAGGCGAGGATCGATGTTCCTAAAAATGTTCCGGTTGAATATGTTGACTTCACCCACCACTTTTATTCCGTAGCTTTTAATATTAGCTCTATGGAATAA
- a CDS encoding sigma-54 dependent transcriptional regulator — MANVLIIDDDPFIGELLIAIAEALNHNGEKALTLKKGLTLAQEERFDVVFLDVILPDGNGLDALPELQQLNNMPEVIIITGKGDSKGAELAINSGAWDYIAKPASQEEYMLHMKRVFQYRSEKQSSSPKLGHHNIVGRSDSIVRCLGQAAKAAESHVGVLLLGETGTGKELFARAVHDNSMRRNGPFIIVDCASIPENLVESILFGHERGAFTSADKSQEGLIAKADGGTLFLDEVGELPVSLQKSFLRVLQERTYRPVGGNEERLSDFRLVAATNRDLDALVQSGRFRQDLLYRLQAFTIELPPLRQRGEDIHRLSRYYLNKLAADFNAPPIAISDEFLDALKSFPWPGNVRELFNVLEQVFTSNPGAGEFLPIHLPVRLRVSAAQAAVLPKHETRNSLTLIKGNKARKPLGQNEEIVLPQVTVPASNKLPLFKDYREEAVNNAERIYLEQLVLISQANMAKAAGISGISVSRLYALLKKHNIKKQYSVE; from the coding sequence ATGGCCAATGTCCTAATTATTGATGATGACCCGTTTATCGGAGAACTGCTGATCGCCATAGCCGAAGCCCTGAACCACAATGGGGAAAAAGCCCTCACCCTCAAGAAGGGGCTGACACTTGCCCAAGAAGAACGTTTTGACGTTGTCTTTCTTGATGTTATCCTGCCCGATGGCAACGGACTTGATGCCCTGCCTGAATTACAGCAACTGAACAACATGCCGGAAGTTATCATCATCACAGGCAAAGGTGATTCTAAAGGTGCGGAACTGGCTATTAATTCAGGTGCTTGGGACTATATTGCCAAGCCTGCCAGTCAAGAAGAATACATGCTGCATATGAAAAGGGTCTTCCAGTACCGCAGCGAAAAACAATCTTCCAGCCCAAAACTCGGGCACCACAACATTGTAGGTCGCTCGGACTCTATAGTCCGTTGTCTCGGTCAGGCTGCAAAGGCCGCAGAAAGCCATGTAGGGGTACTCCTGCTCGGCGAAACAGGTACTGGCAAAGAACTTTTCGCTCGGGCTGTTCATGACAACAGCATGCGCCGTAACGGCCCCTTCATTATTGTTGACTGCGCATCAATCCCGGAAAATCTTGTTGAATCAATTCTATTTGGACACGAACGGGGAGCGTTTACCAGTGCGGACAAAAGTCAGGAAGGACTGATTGCCAAGGCAGACGGCGGAACCCTTTTTCTGGATGAAGTAGGCGAACTCCCGGTCTCCCTGCAAAAATCATTTCTCAGAGTATTACAGGAACGCACCTATCGCCCCGTTGGCGGAAATGAAGAAAGACTAAGTGATTTCAGACTGGTAGCTGCAACAAATCGCGACCTTGATGCCTTGGTCCAGAGTGGACGCTTCAGGCAGGACCTGCTCTACAGATTGCAGGCCTTCACCATAGAACTACCCCCTTTAAGGCAACGCGGCGAAGATATTCACAGGCTGTCCCGCTACTATCTGAACAAGCTGGCTGCTGACTTCAACGCCCCGCCCATCGCCATATCAGATGAATTTCTCGATGCCCTCAAATCATTTCCATGGCCGGGGAATGTGCGTGAACTTTTCAACGTACTGGAGCAGGTCTTCACTTCAAATCCCGGTGCCGGAGAATTTCTGCCCATCCACCTTCCGGTCAGGCTGCGTGTATCAGCAGCTCAGGCTGCGGTGCTGCCCAAGCATGAAACCCGCAACAGCCTGACTCTGATCAAGGGTAATAAAGCCCGCAAACCTCTAGGCCAAAACGAAGAAATCGTCCTGCCTCAAGTAACAGTACCTGCTTCAAATAAACTTCCTCTTTTCAAAGATTACCGGGAGGAAGCAGTCAACAATGCCGAAAGAATCTACCTTGAACAATTAGTGCTCATCAGCCAGGCCAATATGGCAAAGGCAGCCGGAATATCCGGAATATCGGTATCCAGACTTTATGCACTCTTGAAAAAACACAATATCAAGAAGCAGTACTCTGTGGAATAA
- a CDS encoding MarR family winged helix-turn-helix transcriptional regulator — protein sequence MLKKHVSFGFMNTQMGRLHKAILAEKLKSIGITYGQVGFIMQATRYPGRSQEELSTVLSVDKAATARAVAKLIKQGLLYREENPENKRQKLVYPTEKALSIRENLHRELMESNKIMMSGLSNDESEMLIKLMVKVIDTSRENLDMPRVWDYL from the coding sequence ATGTTAAAAAAACACGTTTCATTCGGATTCATGAATACTCAGATGGGCAGGCTTCACAAGGCCATCCTTGCTGAAAAACTCAAATCGATAGGCATCACCTACGGTCAGGTGGGCTTCATTATGCAGGCAACACGTTATCCGGGCAGATCGCAGGAAGAATTATCTACGGTTTTGAGTGTGGATAAAGCTGCCACTGCTAGAGCTGTGGCAAAACTGATCAAGCAGGGTTTGCTTTACCGGGAAGAAAACCCGGAAAATAAGCGGCAAAAACTGGTTTACCCCACTGAAAAGGCACTGTCGATTCGCGAAAACTTACATCGGGAATTAATGGAAAGTAATAAGATAATGATGTCCGGTCTTTCAAATGATGAATCTGAGATGCTGATTAAATTGATGGTTAAAGTCATTGATACGAGCCGTGAAAATCTCGATATGCCTCGTGTTTGGGATTATTTATAG
- a CDS encoding MFS transporter codes for MDDAKKRAVIFTVAVTQFTMPFMFSAVGITLPVMGHEFGASGLDLSLVESVYIGSVAALLLPFGRLADMHGRQPMFRLGVFLFSIFTMLIGFAQNIETVIGLRMIQGMVGGMGIATNMALLTNSVPKEERGKAMGLAVAAVYVGLSAGPYVGGLVTSHLGWRWLYFLGMIPLGISYYVARRNLNGKFRPSDEKFDFPGSIVIALSVAAIVFGGTSLGAGWFGPVTLIAGLLGVALFIYMQDKSDHPLVELTLFKERRDFSDAALVQFINYAGTFGIVFLFSLYMQSVKGFTPHDAGLVLVIQPLVQAVLSPLCGRLADRFSPRVLALLGMLACTGGTIMGAMVTSHTGLPYLYTMFVVLGIGFALFSSPNMIILMSSVPPSRYGFASAISGGLRTLGMVFSMVIIAIFLSTIMGKAPVSPESAVDYLNVMRFSLSTLAVLCGIAVFISIRAVFKRQRVAKDGLCVQSAGNSKEG; via the coding sequence ATGGATGATGCAAAGAAAAGAGCTGTCATATTCACAGTGGCGGTAACCCAGTTCACCATGCCGTTCATGTTTTCGGCAGTGGGTATTACCCTTCCGGTCATGGGACATGAATTCGGAGCCAGCGGCCTTGACCTCAGCCTGGTTGAATCGGTCTATATCGGTAGTGTAGCCGCCCTGCTGCTACCCTTTGGTAGATTGGCGGATATGCACGGCAGGCAGCCCATGTTCAGGCTGGGAGTGTTTTTGTTTTCAATTTTTACCATGTTGATCGGATTTGCCCAGAATATTGAGACCGTTATCGGATTGCGTATGATTCAGGGGATGGTCGGCGGTATGGGTATTGCCACCAATATGGCCCTGCTTACCAATTCTGTACCCAAGGAAGAGCGGGGCAAAGCAATGGGCTTGGCTGTGGCCGCTGTCTATGTGGGGCTTTCCGCCGGACCATATGTGGGCGGGCTGGTAACTTCACATCTCGGCTGGCGTTGGTTGTATTTTCTGGGCATGATTCCACTGGGGATTTCCTACTACGTTGCCCGGCGCAATCTTAACGGTAAATTTCGTCCCTCGGATGAAAAATTTGATTTTCCCGGAAGCATAGTCATTGCTCTGTCTGTTGCTGCAATTGTTTTCGGTGGAACCAGTCTCGGTGCCGGGTGGTTCGGCCCGGTGACTTTGATTGCAGGATTGCTCGGAGTTGCCCTGTTCATCTACATGCAGGATAAGTCTGACCATCCTTTGGTCGAGTTGACCCTGTTCAAGGAGAGACGGGATTTCTCTGATGCCGCTCTGGTGCAATTCATCAACTATGCCGGGACATTCGGTATTGTATTTTTGTTCAGTCTGTATATGCAGTCCGTTAAGGGCTTCACTCCTCATGATGCCGGACTGGTGCTGGTGATTCAGCCTCTGGTGCAGGCTGTGCTTTCGCCCCTCTGCGGCAGACTGGCGGACAGGTTTTCCCCGCGGGTATTGGCTTTGCTGGGTATGTTGGCCTGTACAGGCGGGACTATCATGGGGGCCATGGTTACTTCGCATACCGGACTTCCTTATTTATACACCATGTTTGTGGTATTGGGGATCGGTTTTGCTCTGTTCTCATCCCCGAACATGATCATTCTCATGAGCAGTGTGCCGCCGTCCCGCTACGGTTTTGCCTCGGCAATCTCCGGGGGCTTGCGTACTTTGGGCATGGTTTTCAGTATGGTTATCATCGCCATTTTTCTTTCAACCATCATGGGAAAAGCTCCGGTAAGCCCTGAATCAGCTGTGGATTATCTGAATGTAATGCGTTTTTCATTGTCCACCCTTGCTGTTTTGTGTGGAATCGCGGTGTTCATTTCCATTCGCGCGGTATTCAAAAGGCAAAGAGTTGCCAAGGACGGTCTTTGTGTGCAATCTGCCGGGAACAGCAAGGAGGGCTAA
- the rsmG gene encoding 16S rRNA (guanine(527)-N(7))-methyltransferase RsmG, whose protein sequence is MAEINICAADILGAASKSGRKLKDNPAQDEGFKAATDQARILAYYMTLLVKWNKSMNLVGPQSWEEVFRSLIIDSLHLADFLDRLDLPADPVSLDLGAGAGLPGIPLRTLWQAGDYHLVEAREKRCIFMRTALRMMKLPRTNVFQGRAEKFPQETLPADLILSKAFMPWKELLEFVKPMLAEQGRIVVLSNDPAPSAQELEALGHELEDSMQYKAGHKKHHFWCLRRK, encoded by the coding sequence ATGGCGGAAATTAATATATGCGCAGCAGATATTCTGGGCGCGGCAAGCAAATCCGGGCGCAAGCTTAAAGATAATCCGGCGCAGGATGAAGGGTTCAAGGCTGCAACCGATCAGGCAAGGATTTTAGCATATTACATGACCTTGCTGGTCAAGTGGAACAAGTCCATGAATCTGGTCGGGCCGCAGAGCTGGGAAGAGGTCTTCCGTTCCCTGATTATCGACAGTCTGCATCTGGCGGATTTTCTGGATAGGCTGGACCTGCCCGCCGATCCCGTTTCTCTTGATCTGGGAGCCGGAGCCGGGCTGCCCGGAATCCCTTTGCGTACTCTCTGGCAGGCCGGTGATTATCATCTTGTGGAAGCGCGTGAGAAGCGTTGTATTTTTATGCGTACTGCCCTGCGCATGATGAAGCTTCCGCGTACCAATGTTTTTCAAGGCCGTGCGGAGAAATTTCCACAGGAAACACTTCCCGCAGACCTGATTCTCAGCAAGGCTTTCATGCCTTGGAAGGAGCTTCTGGAATTCGTAAAGCCCATGCTGGCCGAGCAGGGCAGGATTGTAGTTCTTTCGAATGATCCCGCGCCTTCAGCTCAGGAGCTTGAAGCTTTGGGGCATGAGCTGGAAGATTCCATGCAGTACAAGGCCGGGCACAAAAAACACCATTTCTGGTGTTTACGCAGAAAGTAA
- a CDS encoding 23S rRNA (pseudouridine(1915)-N(3))-methyltransferase RlmH, whose protein sequence is MSKIRFVWVGKIKEPFFRDACAHYTKKLGRFHKLEETILKDAPGKLPPRDKVQHEGKAIMAKVKPSDLLICLDEKGKEMTSVELSKQLQRWSEDPNLTPTFVIGGPFGLADEVKNAARVKLSLSKMTLPHELARTMLLEQLYRAASILRGSPYHHV, encoded by the coding sequence ATGAGCAAAATAAGATTTGTATGGGTCGGCAAAATCAAGGAACCTTTTTTCCGCGATGCTTGCGCCCATTACACCAAAAAACTTGGACGCTTTCACAAACTGGAAGAAACCATCCTCAAGGATGCTCCCGGCAAGCTGCCCCCCAGAGATAAGGTCCAGCATGAAGGCAAGGCCATCATGGCTAAGGTCAAACCTTCGGACCTGCTCATCTGCCTAGATGAAAAGGGCAAGGAAATGACCTCAGTTGAGCTGTCCAAGCAATTACAGCGCTGGTCTGAAGATCCTAACCTGACCCCGACTTTCGTCATCGGCGGGCCTTTCGGGTTGGCCGATGAAGTCAAGAATGCAGCCCGAGTCAAACTGTCGCTGAGCAAGATGACCCTGCCTCACGAGCTGGCCCGGACCATGCTCCTTGAGCAGCTCTACCGCGCTGCTTCCATACTTCGCGGATCGCCTTATCACCATGTTTAG
- a CDS encoding metallophosphoesterase, with product MSESKKDWIAFGDIHQSLKFVELLPGLEEASGVIITGDLTNHSPAGTIERIWDTISSRNKNILAQLGNMDRNNVTDFLKGKGANLHCEVRELAQDIKIMGVGCSIPTPFGTPSEITEEEMTRFLEETYARLGEYKQLILVVHDSPFNTKLDVIGNGMHVGSKSVRSFIEKHQPDIVLCGHIHEASGEDNIGKSRIFNPGMASGGGYVLVSIENGKLEATLKQI from the coding sequence ATGTCTGAATCCAAGAAAGATTGGATCGCTTTCGGTGATATACACCAAAGCCTCAAATTCGTTGAACTACTACCGGGACTTGAAGAAGCTTCCGGGGTGATCATCACCGGAGACCTGACCAACCACTCCCCGGCCGGGACAATTGAAAGGATCTGGGACACCATCTCCAGCAGGAACAAGAATATCCTCGCTCAGCTGGGAAATATGGACAGAAACAATGTCACTGATTTTCTTAAGGGGAAAGGAGCAAATCTGCATTGTGAAGTCCGCGAACTTGCACAAGACATAAAAATTATGGGTGTAGGCTGCTCCATTCCTACTCCTTTCGGAACTCCCAGTGAAATAACCGAAGAAGAGATGACCCGCTTTCTTGAAGAAACCTATGCCCGTCTCGGAGAATATAAACAGCTGATCCTTGTGGTTCACGATTCTCCTTTTAATACCAAACTCGACGTCATCGGAAATGGAATGCATGTAGGCAGCAAGTCTGTACGCAGTTTCATTGAAAAGCATCAGCCGGACATCGTTCTCTGCGGACACATCCATGAAGCCAGCGGCGAAGACAACATCGGCAAATCCCGAATATTCAATCCCGGCATGGCCTCCGGCGGCGGCTACGTGCTTGTCTCCATTGAAAACGGCAAACTGGAAGCAACACTTAAACAAATTTAA
- a CDS encoding 5-formyltetrahydrofolate cyclo-ligase, which yields MADLDKEIIRRQLLEKRSALLGQDVKSMSRNIVNTVLSLEQWGRAEEVLLYWPIRNEVDIRPLLENAWNSGKRLFMPCCRKNEPGQMDFGVVRAEADLTSGSFGIKEPCRTRCEFPDAVSPDLIIVPGVGFDRSGFRIGFGGGYYDRFLARPQKDAFLSVGVCYDFQLVEGFPVEPWDKNVQLVCTDKELIWQR from the coding sequence GTGGCGGATTTGGATAAAGAAATTATCAGGCGGCAATTGTTGGAAAAGCGTTCCGCCCTGCTCGGGCAGGACGTTAAATCCATGAGCCGCAACATAGTGAATACGGTATTGTCCCTTGAACAATGGGGGCGTGCAGAGGAAGTGCTGCTTTATTGGCCTATCAGAAATGAAGTAGATATCCGGCCTTTACTTGAAAATGCCTGGAATAGCGGCAAGAGGCTGTTTATGCCCTGTTGTCGCAAAAATGAGCCGGGGCAGATGGATTTCGGTGTGGTCCGCGCTGAGGCTGATCTTACTTCCGGTTCATTCGGCATCAAAGAACCCTGCCGGACTCGTTGCGAATTCCCGGATGCGGTTTCACCTGATCTGATTATTGTTCCCGGTGTGGGGTTTGATCGCAGTGGGTTCAGAATAGGATTCGGGGGCGGATATTATGATCGTTTTCTGGCCCGCCCGCAGAAAGATGCGTTTCTTTCTGTAGGGGTTTGCTACGATTTTCAGCTGGTGGAAGGCTTTCCCGTGGAACCGTGGGATAAAAATGTGCAGTTGGTCTGCACTGATAAGGAATTAATATGGCAAAGATAA
- a CDS encoding polyphenol oxidase family protein produces MAKINFIPFVFPGLEKVSVVFSTREGGNCKEPFAGGNISYDVGDDAYDVRANRTELAATLGIAHWHECIQVHGDVMHYDLEEGSPADPPSLKGDGLATFSAGHALVIKTADCQPIMIAHKNGDFVAGLHNGWRGNAINFPAKGVADICERYSCDPKDLLAVRGPSLSPALAQFVNFESDFKPGFEPYFDQETSTVDLWKLTIDQLVGAGLTRRNIHSLDLCTYSMADSFFSYRREKNTGRQCSLIWIK; encoded by the coding sequence ATGGCAAAGATAAATTTTATACCTTTTGTATTTCCGGGGCTTGAAAAGGTCTCGGTTGTTTTCAGTACCAGAGAGGGCGGCAACTGCAAGGAGCCGTTTGCTGGTGGCAATATTTCCTACGATGTCGGCGATGATGCTTACGATGTACGTGCCAACCGTACAGAACTGGCCGCTACCCTTGGTATTGCCCATTGGCATGAATGCATTCAGGTTCATGGGGATGTGATGCATTATGACCTTGAGGAAGGTTCTCCGGCAGATCCTCCCAGCCTAAAAGGGGACGGCCTTGCCACTTTTTCTGCGGGGCATGCCCTTGTTATTAAAACAGCAGACTGCCAGCCGATTATGATTGCCCACAAGAACGGGGATTTCGTAGCCGGCTTGCATAACGGCTGGCGGGGCAATGCCATTAACTTTCCCGCCAAGGGTGTTGCGGATATCTGCGAACGTTACAGCTGCGATCCAAAAGACCTGCTGGCTGTGCGTGGTCCCAGCCTCAGTCCTGCACTTGCCCAGTTCGTTAATTTTGAATCTGATTTCAAGCCGGGGTTTGAACCATATTTTGATCAGGAGACCAGCACTGTTGACCTCTGGAAACTGACCATTGATCAATTGGTGGGAGCCGGATTGACCCGGCGCAATATTCATTCCCTTGATTTATGTACTTATTCCATGGCGGATAGTTTCTTTTCCTATCGCCGTGAAAAGAATACCGGACGTCAGTGTTCATTGATTTGGATCAAATAG
- a CDS encoding chemotaxis protein: protein MSQTNILLESGTNELEIVEFYIDEVDNVHDGSTRRNYYGINVAKVVEIIRLPELTDMPDAANDAVLGAFDLRSEIIPLIDLSRRVGKNRIEDEAPKVIVTEFNKISTAFLVSGVTRIHRISWEQVEAPSRQVSSLTANSITGVVKLEGRIVFLLDLEKIVADLNPDMDLTDVPEASLVDKIEKRQLKALIADDSTMIRRMIGQMLEDAGFRVTRTHNGKAAWDKIVEWKAKAEAEGKTINDYLDIMVTDIEMPVMDGHNLTKRIKDDPELRHLPVLLCSSIITDTLFHKGESVGADDQISKAEINQLAERVFKLIEKADNN, encoded by the coding sequence ATGTCCCAAACGAATATTCTACTTGAATCAGGCACCAATGAGCTTGAAATAGTTGAATTTTATATTGACGAAGTTGACAATGTTCATGACGGTTCAACCCGCCGTAACTACTACGGCATCAACGTTGCCAAGGTCGTCGAGATCATTCGCTTGCCTGAGTTGACTGATATGCCTGATGCGGCAAACGATGCCGTTTTGGGTGCATTCGATCTCAGGTCGGAAATTATCCCCCTGATCGATTTAAGCCGCAGGGTCGGTAAAAACAGAATTGAAGACGAAGCACCCAAGGTAATCGTCACTGAATTTAATAAAATTTCCACTGCCTTCCTTGTTTCCGGTGTGACCAGAATCCACCGCATCAGCTGGGAACAGGTAGAAGCGCCGAGCAGGCAGGTTTCCTCGCTGACCGCAAACTCCATCACCGGGGTGGTCAAGCTTGAAGGACGTATTGTATTCCTGCTCGACCTTGAAAAAATCGTTGCCGACCTCAACCCGGACATGGATCTCACCGATGTGCCGGAAGCTTCTCTGGTCGACAAGATTGAAAAACGCCAGCTCAAGGCCCTTATCGCCGACGACTCCACCATGATCCGTCGCATGATCGGCCAGATGCTCGAAGATGCCGGATTCCGGGTAACCAGAACCCATAACGGTAAGGCTGCCTGGGACAAGATTGTTGAATGGAAAGCAAAAGCTGAAGCCGAAGGCAAAACCATCAACGACTATCTGGACATTATGGTCACCGATATTGAAATGCCGGTCATGGACGGTCACAACCTGACCAAACGCATCAAGGACGACCCCGAACTGCGCCATCTCCCGGTACTGCTCTGTTCCTCCATCATCACCGATACCCTTTTCCACAAAGGGGAATCCGTTGGTGCTGACGACCAGATTTCAAAAGCTGAAATCAACCAGCTGGCTGAAAGGGTCTTCAAGCTTATTGAGAAAGCAGACAACAATTAG